In a genomic window of Roseiflexus castenholzii DSM 13941:
- a CDS encoding malic enzyme-like NAD(P)-binding protein — protein sequence MTGTNQGIAYTLTIRCQIDNRPGMLGTIATAIGENGGNIGAIDIVRVDRKHIVRDITVRVQDELHGDRIVRRINALPGVVVTNVSDRVFSLHQGGKISIQSRTPLKSRDDLSLIYTPGVARVCRAISRDEENAFSLTIKKNSLAVVSDGSAVLGLGNLGAAAAIPVMEGKAVLFKELADIDAFPICLKSQDPDVIVATVEQISPVFGAINLEDIAAPKCFDIEERLAERLDIPVMHDDQHGTAVVVLAGLRNAATLVGKRLDQMRVVVNGVGAAGTAIIHNLLIAGVGEVTAVDRTGILNIDEDQHLTPMQRQIAARTNRERRRGGLAEALVGADAFIGVSTGNLLTAGMVQSMGSDPIVFALANPIPEGDPEMLQHYARVVATGRSDFPNQINNVLSFPGIFRGALNVRAAKITPRMRLAAAEGLASVISHEELSEEYIIPSVFNRDIVPAVAAAVARAAREEGVARADNGA from the coding sequence ATGACCGGAACAAATCAGGGAATAGCCTACACGTTGACCATCCGCTGTCAGATCGACAATCGCCCTGGTATGCTGGGGACGATTGCCACGGCTATCGGCGAAAACGGTGGCAACATTGGCGCTATTGACATCGTGCGTGTTGACCGTAAGCACATCGTGCGCGACATCACCGTGCGCGTGCAGGACGAACTTCACGGCGACCGAATCGTTCGCCGCATCAACGCACTCCCCGGCGTTGTCGTCACGAATGTGAGTGATCGGGTCTTTTCATTGCATCAAGGCGGCAAGATTTCCATCCAAAGCCGCACACCGCTCAAGAGCCGCGACGACCTTTCACTCATCTATACCCCTGGCGTTGCGCGCGTCTGTCGCGCGATTTCGCGCGATGAGGAGAATGCCTTCTCACTGACCATCAAGAAGAACAGCCTGGCAGTCGTCAGCGACGGAAGCGCCGTCCTAGGGTTGGGCAACCTTGGCGCTGCCGCAGCCATCCCCGTGATGGAAGGAAAAGCGGTGCTCTTCAAAGAACTCGCGGATATCGATGCCTTCCCAATCTGTCTGAAGAGCCAGGACCCTGACGTGATCGTGGCGACGGTCGAGCAGATCTCACCGGTGTTCGGCGCTATTAACCTAGAAGACATCGCCGCCCCCAAATGTTTCGATATTGAGGAACGCCTTGCTGAGCGCCTTGACATTCCGGTGATGCACGATGATCAGCATGGCACGGCGGTGGTGGTGCTGGCAGGTCTGCGCAATGCTGCGACGCTGGTCGGCAAGCGTCTCGACCAGATGCGTGTTGTGGTCAATGGTGTCGGTGCAGCGGGCACAGCAATCATTCACAACCTTCTCATCGCCGGTGTAGGCGAAGTTACCGCAGTAGACCGAACGGGCATCCTGAACATCGATGAGGATCAACACCTGACCCCGATGCAGCGGCAGATCGCCGCGCGCACCAATCGCGAACGACGGCGTGGCGGGCTGGCGGAAGCGCTCGTTGGCGCCGATGCCTTCATTGGCGTCTCGACCGGGAACCTGCTCACTGCCGGGATGGTGCAGAGCATGGGGAGTGATCCGATCGTCTTTGCGCTTGCCAACCCGATCCCCGAAGGCGATCCAGAGATGTTGCAACACTATGCCCGTGTCGTTGCTACGGGCCGTTCCGATTTTCCCAACCAGATCAACAACGTCCTGAGTTTTCCGGGCATTTTCCGTGGGGCGCTTAACGTGCGCGCCGCAAAGATCACCCCCAGGATGCGCCTGGCAGCCGCGGAAGGGCTGGCGAGCGTCATCAGTCACGAAGAATTGAGCGAGGAATACATCATTCCCAGCGTCTTCAATCGCGACATCGTACCAGCCGTTGCAGCGGCGGTTGCGCGTGCTGCGCGTGAGGAAGGCGTCGCGCGCGCGGACAATGGCGCCTGA
- a CDS encoding flavodoxin domain-containing protein: MSRTSSRRRFLKAAGIGLAATTVACIGGGYVATRAPESAVVDLTFAEESTMSRRILVTYATRAGSTAEIAAAIARTLGDRGFAVDGKPIKARPEITGYDAIIIGSAIRMGCWLPEAVDFVKANQATLNSVPVALFTVHMLNTGDDETSRANRAAYLDAVRPLIHPAAEAYFAGAMNFARLSFLDRLIARMVGAVEEDRRDWAAIAAWAERVPVAA, encoded by the coding sequence ATGAGCAGAACGTCCAGCCGACGACGTTTTCTCAAGGCCGCCGGAATCGGTCTGGCAGCGACGACCGTCGCCTGCATCGGCGGCGGGTATGTCGCCACACGCGCGCCAGAGTCCGCCGTCGTTGATCTGACCTTTGCAGAGGAGAGCACCATGAGCAGGCGTATTCTTGTCACTTATGCCACCCGTGCTGGTTCGACCGCCGAGATTGCCGCCGCTATCGCCAGAACACTCGGTGACCGTGGCTTCGCTGTGGATGGAAAACCGATCAAAGCCCGACCGGAAATCACCGGCTACGATGCGATCATCATCGGCAGCGCCATTCGCATGGGTTGCTGGCTGCCCGAGGCGGTCGATTTCGTCAAGGCAAACCAGGCAACATTGAACAGTGTGCCGGTCGCGCTCTTTACCGTCCACATGCTGAATACTGGTGACGATGAAACCAGCCGCGCCAATCGCGCGGCATATCTCGATGCCGTGCGCCCGCTGATCCACCCGGCAGCCGAAGCGTATTTCGCCGGCGCCATGAATTTTGCGCGACTGTCGTTCCTCGACCGGCTCATCGCCCGGATGGTCGGCGCCGTCGAAGAGGATCGGCGAGACTGGGCGGCAATCGCGGCATGGGCGGAGAGGGTTCCGGTAGCAGCATAG
- a CDS encoding glycoside hydrolase family 2 TIM barrel-domain containing protein, whose product MHPTDDSPLPMLFIAGMKTWEMPELTALNTLPPHALTVPFPADADMSVDPSASPWYQSLSGVWEFRLLPRPDAVTAAALAAGDWCPIQVPGNWTMQGFGTPHYTNVQMPFPHLPPFVPDDNPTGVYRRQFTLPPQWHRRRIVLHIAGCEGACYVYLNGAPIGLHKDSRTPAEYDVTGAVRFDAPNELIAVVLRWSDASFVEDQDHWWQSGIHRDVFLYATDTVYLADLSARGDVSDDLREGTLQVRCTLDAIAEAEEHTRVEVQLYDASGAPVFAEPLRATYTQTHPRFGVRRFVRPELCLEGQVESPHLWSAETPYLYMLVVTLHRPAGPERHTCYVGFRSIAIRNRQLLVNGRVITIKGVNRHDHSDTTGKAVSRALMELDIQRMKQFNINAVRTSHYPNDPYWLDLCDRYGLYVIDEANIESHAFYFDICRDARYTRAFVERVRNMIERDKNHPSVIFWSLGNESGYGPNHDAAAGLARRLDPSRPLHYEGAISRWMGESWQDGRTVTDVICPMYAPIDEIVAWAEQETDDPRPLILCEYSHAMGNSNGSLADYWEAFERHPTLQGGFIWEWLDHGIRVADDQGRVYWAYGGDFGDVPNDANFVCDGLVWPDRSPHPALYEYKYLIQPVRGELVDPAGVTVRIVNRQDFADLDWLYGVWEVTVDGLPVASGELPELYAAPGEAQVVSLDLGAASSAPGERFLTLRFYQRNATLWAPSGHEVSWQQLPLPTIAVAPEPEVTSASVAVEEIAGQIVLRAGAVRAAFDTTTGLLTSFGSGSENLIVRGPLLNVWRAATDNDGLKVWNEPDKPLARWKALGLHQVQHRLRRIRLMAASDEAATVEIEHGASGRGEWRDFTHIHRYTLDASGELLVENTVLIGSAISDIPRVGVRLTLIPGLEHLEWHGRGPWDNYSDRKASAIVGRWRSTVTDQYVPYIMPQEHGHKTDVRSLRLTDADGRGLFVAGRPTFEFSALHHSDDDLFRALHTIDLTPRAEVFLNLDAAHRGLGTLSCGPDTLERYRLMESEYQFVYRMRILGEPVDE is encoded by the coding sequence ATGCACCCTACCGACGACTCGCCGCTCCCTATGCTTTTCATCGCGGGCATGAAAACCTGGGAGATGCCCGAATTGACGGCGCTCAATACGTTGCCACCACACGCACTGACCGTTCCATTTCCAGCAGATGCCGACATGTCCGTCGATCCATCGGCATCGCCATGGTATCAGAGTCTGAGCGGTGTGTGGGAGTTCCGCCTGCTGCCGCGCCCTGATGCCGTGACCGCCGCTGCATTGGCAGCAGGCGACTGGTGTCCGATCCAGGTCCCCGGCAATTGGACGATGCAGGGCTTCGGGACGCCGCACTATACCAATGTGCAGATGCCCTTCCCGCATTTGCCGCCGTTCGTGCCAGACGATAATCCCACCGGCGTTTACCGCCGTCAGTTTACGCTTCCTCCACAATGGCACAGACGCCGGATCGTCCTCCACATCGCCGGGTGTGAGGGCGCGTGCTATGTGTACCTCAATGGCGCACCAATCGGGCTGCATAAGGACTCGCGCACGCCCGCCGAGTATGATGTGACCGGCGCCGTGCGCTTCGATGCGCCGAATGAGTTGATCGCCGTCGTGTTGCGCTGGTCCGACGCCAGTTTCGTGGAAGATCAGGACCACTGGTGGCAGTCGGGCATTCACCGTGACGTGTTTCTCTATGCGACCGATACCGTCTACCTGGCGGATCTGTCGGCGCGCGGGGATGTGAGCGATGATCTACGGGAAGGAACGCTCCAGGTGCGTTGCACACTCGACGCCATCGCCGAAGCCGAAGAGCATACCCGCGTCGAGGTGCAACTCTATGACGCAAGCGGCGCACCGGTCTTCGCAGAGCCGCTGCGCGCAACGTATACGCAAACCCATCCGCGCTTTGGCGTGCGTCGCTTCGTGCGCCCGGAACTGTGCCTGGAAGGACAGGTTGAGTCGCCGCATCTATGGTCAGCAGAAACGCCGTATCTGTACATGCTCGTGGTTACGCTCCATAGACCGGCGGGACCGGAACGTCACACCTGCTATGTCGGGTTTCGCTCGATTGCCATTCGCAATCGGCAGTTGCTGGTGAACGGCAGAGTAATCACGATCAAAGGTGTCAATCGCCACGACCATTCCGACACAACTGGCAAGGCGGTCAGCCGCGCCTTGATGGAACTCGATATTCAGCGCATGAAGCAGTTCAACATCAACGCCGTGCGCACGTCGCATTACCCAAATGACCCATACTGGCTCGATCTGTGCGATCGCTACGGGTTGTACGTCATCGACGAGGCGAATATCGAGTCGCACGCCTTCTATTTCGACATCTGCCGCGATGCACGCTACACTCGCGCATTCGTCGAGCGCGTGCGCAACATGATCGAGCGCGACAAGAATCATCCCTCGGTTATCTTCTGGTCATTAGGGAACGAAAGCGGGTATGGTCCCAACCACGATGCTGCCGCCGGTCTGGCGCGTCGCCTCGATCCGTCACGACCGCTGCACTATGAGGGCGCCATCTCGCGGTGGATGGGAGAGTCGTGGCAGGATGGGCGCACAGTCACCGATGTGATCTGCCCGATGTATGCGCCAATTGATGAGATTGTCGCCTGGGCGGAACAAGAGACCGATGATCCGCGTCCCCTGATCCTGTGCGAATACTCGCACGCCATGGGGAACAGCAACGGTAGTCTGGCAGATTACTGGGAAGCGTTCGAGCGCCACCCGACGTTGCAGGGCGGGTTCATCTGGGAATGGCTCGACCATGGCATCCGTGTCGCCGACGATCAGGGGCGTGTCTATTGGGCGTATGGCGGCGATTTCGGTGATGTTCCCAACGATGCCAACTTCGTTTGCGACGGTCTGGTGTGGCCCGACCGTTCACCTCACCCGGCATTGTACGAATACAAATATCTGATCCAGCCGGTGCGGGGTGAACTGGTCGATCCGGCGGGCGTAACGGTGCGAATCGTCAACCGGCAAGATTTTGCCGATCTCGACTGGCTGTATGGCGTGTGGGAAGTGACGGTCGATGGTCTGCCGGTGGCGTCGGGCGAGTTGCCGGAACTGTACGCTGCGCCGGGTGAGGCGCAGGTGGTGAGTCTTGACCTCGGCGCAGCGAGCAGCGCTCCCGGAGAGCGGTTCCTGACGCTGCGCTTCTATCAGCGCAATGCGACACTCTGGGCGCCATCCGGGCACGAGGTGTCCTGGCAACAACTGCCGCTGCCGACGATTGCCGTTGCGCCTGAACCGGAAGTGACATCGGCATCGGTTGCTGTCGAAGAGATCGCCGGGCAGATCGTCTTGCGCGCCGGCGCCGTGCGCGCTGCTTTCGATACGACGACCGGTCTTTTGACTTCATTCGGCAGCGGATCAGAGAACCTGATTGTTCGCGGACCGCTGCTCAATGTCTGGCGCGCCGCCACAGACAACGACGGGCTAAAGGTGTGGAATGAGCCGGACAAACCGCTGGCGCGCTGGAAAGCACTGGGATTGCACCAGGTGCAACATCGCCTGCGCAGGATACGCCTGATGGCTGCCAGCGATGAAGCGGCAACCGTCGAAATCGAGCATGGCGCCTCTGGCCGTGGGGAGTGGCGCGATTTCACCCATATCCATCGCTACACACTGGACGCCAGCGGTGAGCTGCTGGTCGAGAACACCGTCCTCATCGGTAGTGCGATCAGCGACATCCCGCGCGTCGGAGTACGCCTGACGCTGATTCCGGGGCTTGAACATCTCGAATGGCACGGACGCGGACCGTGGGATAACTATAGTGACCGCAAAGCAAGCGCCATTGTGGGGCGTTGGCGCTCGACCGTGACCGACCAGTACGTGCCCTATATTATGCCGCAGGAACACGGGCATAAAACCGATGTGCGCTCCCTGCGCCTGACCGACGCTGATGGGCGCGGATTGTTTGTCGCCGGGCGTCCGACCTTCGAGTTTTCGGCGCTCCACCACAGCGACGACGACCTGTTCCGCGCTCTGCACACGATCGATCTGACTCCGCGCGCCGAAGTATTCCTCAACCTCGATGCCGCGCATCGCGGGCTTGGAACGTTGAGTTGCGGACCCGACACGCTCGAACGCTACCGCCTGATGGAGAGTGAATACCAATTCGTGTACCGGATGCGTATTCTGGGAGAGCCGGTTGATGAATGA
- a CDS encoding glutamine synthetase family protein, protein MTTSLRDFLEIPYDELEELNLQMKALRLARTPVDILREERSRYLADEKRIKAVTVCFADLEGRLHMLDYDKKFLLKSADNLTFDGSSIRGFSRQAESDLRLAIDWAAFYWLPADVFGPGKVLVFGEVLEPDGTPYQADMRSRLKRYVDDLFRREGLICYVATEVEGFLFQGQHAEQRYRETDRFEFITTSGYYHSLPGDSLRLFIDTAAEVQRAMGFANEKDHPEVAPSQFEMNYSYTEAPIAADQVLLYKLVCRQVAHKMGMTASFLPKPVTGVNGSGMHTNLSIARGDTNLFHDPAGRDSISAFGWNFINRILHNARDLCLILNSSVNAYRRLDPHYEAPNEIKASPVDRGAMIRIPIGNARSARIEVRSIAPDANPYLAIYALLRTGLEGSEGQITDSYQSLGILPDNIYDALDSFRSSAWISAIMGEDVAMRFAAAKQSSADRCPRLLGTVIKRAEIQFHHEVTNQHLWNLF, encoded by the coding sequence ATGACAACTTCACTGCGTGATTTTCTGGAAATTCCCTACGACGAACTCGAAGAATTGAACCTGCAAATGAAGGCATTGCGCCTGGCGCGCACGCCGGTCGATATCCTGCGAGAGGAGCGCAGCCGGTATCTCGCCGATGAAAAGCGCATCAAGGCGGTCACTGTCTGCTTCGCCGATCTCGAAGGTCGGCTCCACATGCTGGACTACGATAAAAAGTTCTTGCTCAAATCCGCCGACAACCTGACCTTCGACGGCTCTTCGATCCGCGGCTTCTCACGTCAAGCGGAGTCTGATCTGCGGCTGGCAATCGATTGGGCGGCATTCTATTGGTTGCCGGCAGACGTGTTTGGTCCAGGCAAGGTCCTGGTTTTTGGCGAGGTGCTGGAACCGGATGGAACGCCGTACCAGGCGGATATGCGATCGCGATTGAAGCGTTACGTCGACGATCTGTTCCGCCGCGAGGGTCTGATCTGCTACGTTGCGACCGAAGTCGAGGGCTTTCTGTTCCAGGGACAGCATGCCGAGCAGCGCTACCGTGAAACTGACCGCTTCGAGTTTATTACAACCAGCGGCTATTATCACTCGTTGCCGGGAGATTCGCTTCGTCTGTTCATCGATACAGCGGCGGAAGTGCAACGCGCCATGGGTTTTGCGAACGAAAAAGACCACCCCGAAGTTGCACCGTCACAGTTCGAGATGAACTATTCCTATACCGAGGCGCCGATTGCCGCCGACCAGGTGTTGCTCTACAAACTGGTCTGCCGTCAGGTGGCGCACAAGATGGGCATGACGGCGAGTTTTCTCCCCAAGCCGGTCACCGGCGTGAATGGCAGCGGTATGCATACGAACCTGTCGATTGCGCGCGGTGATACGAACCTGTTCCACGATCCCGCCGGACGCGATAGCATCTCGGCGTTTGGCTGGAATTTCATCAACCGCATTCTCCACAATGCCAGAGACCTCTGTCTGATCCTCAATTCGAGCGTCAATGCCTATCGTCGCCTTGATCCGCACTATGAAGCGCCAAATGAGATTAAAGCCTCGCCTGTTGATCGCGGCGCGATGATCCGCATTCCGATCGGCAATGCGCGTTCGGCTCGCATCGAAGTGCGCTCGATTGCGCCGGATGCCAATCCGTACCTCGCCATTTATGCGCTGCTCCGCACCGGCTTGGAAGGTTCGGAGGGGCAGATCACCGATTCCTATCAATCGCTTGGCATCCTCCCTGATAACATCTATGATGCGCTCGATTCGTTCCGATCCAGCGCCTGGATCAGTGCAATTATGGGAGAAGATGTGGCAATGCGTTTTGCCGCCGCCAAGCAGTCGTCTGCCGACCGTTGCCCGCGCCTGCTCGGAACGGTCATCAAACGTGCCGAGATTCAGTTCCACCATGAGGTGACCAATCAGCATTTGTGGAATCTCTTCTGA
- a CDS encoding STAS domain-containing protein gives MATSAHTTRPSLIGRDMSLRARLILGYGIIVSLTLIFGLFMLTYTRGVRNRLETLSADVTIDTRYSIEAVTAVAEAQRALDRFLQQPNERHYQDAARQIDFLQRTIERLERDAHNPAMVGHLRRIGNQAATYRQIFEETRNSIAARQRARDDLYTAFLQQYQTIEQAISNARPIAPSDYLALMDLSRASTRLQLAYVWIGRMESEDTATAADNALAELRQARTFLRRYLVLNTNPRIVRPEDLERLQSVSESFDRSIISIASLSSASIRTEVLINSRLKPHAAQMSREATALSDTALMALSIAAVDISRETSQIRTIISSVLALLLIAGGALGVLLAALITRPLNELVAATARLARGEGALRVQPRGGRELILLAHAFNDMAAELERERAEIRRQNALLAERAAELEQTLHQLREETAAREQLSATVRQLSVPIIPIMEGVLVAPLVGEIDAERAQLLQQRLLHRIVTERAQVAILDITGVPVVDGQISTWLIQATTAARLLGARCILVGINPEVSQALVASGIDLGDLATRATLREGLEYAMRIMRAASGVRQEANGIRHATVRVRH, from the coding sequence ATGGCCACGTCCGCCCACACCACCAGACCTTCCCTGATCGGGCGCGACATGTCCCTGCGCGCGCGTCTGATCCTTGGATATGGCATCATTGTATCGCTGACGCTGATCTTTGGTCTCTTTATGCTTACTTATACGCGTGGCGTCCGCAACCGCCTGGAAACGCTGAGCGCCGATGTCACTATCGATACACGCTACAGCATCGAAGCAGTGACGGCAGTTGCCGAGGCGCAACGCGCGCTTGATCGCTTCCTTCAGCAACCGAATGAACGACACTATCAGGATGCCGCGCGCCAGATCGATTTCTTGCAGCGAACGATTGAGCGCCTGGAGCGAGACGCACACAACCCGGCGATGGTCGGTCATCTGCGCCGGATTGGGAACCAGGCAGCCACATACCGGCAAATTTTTGAGGAGACGCGCAACAGCATCGCTGCCCGGCAACGCGCGCGCGATGATCTTTATACTGCGTTTCTCCAGCAATATCAGACGATCGAACAGGCAATCAGCAATGCCAGACCGATCGCTCCATCTGACTATCTGGCGCTCATGGACCTGAGCCGCGCCAGCACGCGCCTTCAGTTGGCATATGTCTGGATTGGACGAATGGAAAGCGAGGACACGGCAACTGCGGCAGACAACGCCCTCGCGGAACTGCGCCAGGCGCGCACCTTTTTGCGGCGGTATCTTGTGCTGAATACTAATCCGCGCATTGTGCGACCGGAGGATCTCGAGCGTCTTCAGAGCGTTTCGGAGAGTTTTGATCGTTCGATCATCAGTATCGCCAGTCTCTCCAGCGCCTCCATCCGCACCGAAGTGCTCATCAACAGCCGTCTGAAGCCGCACGCAGCGCAAATGTCCCGCGAAGCGACAGCATTGTCCGATACGGCATTGATGGCGCTGAGCATCGCCGCAGTTGATATTAGCCGGGAAACCTCGCAGATACGGACGATCATTAGCAGTGTACTCGCGCTCCTTCTGATAGCCGGAGGTGCGCTCGGCGTCCTGCTGGCAGCGCTCATTACCCGCCCGCTCAATGAACTGGTTGCGGCCACTGCGCGCCTGGCGCGCGGCGAGGGAGCTCTGCGGGTGCAACCACGCGGCGGGCGTGAACTGATCCTGTTGGCGCACGCATTCAACGATATGGCAGCGGAACTCGAACGTGAACGCGCCGAGATCCGTCGCCAGAACGCATTGCTGGCAGAACGTGCGGCGGAACTCGAACAGACCCTGCACCAGCTTCGTGAAGAAACGGCGGCGCGCGAGCAACTGAGCGCCACCGTGCGCCAGCTCAGCGTGCCGATTATTCCGATCATGGAAGGGGTGCTGGTTGCGCCGCTGGTTGGCGAGATCGATGCTGAACGCGCCCAACTGTTGCAGCAGCGTCTGCTTCATCGTATTGTCACCGAACGCGCACAGGTGGCGATCCTCGACATCACCGGCGTCCCCGTGGTTGACGGACAGATCAGCACGTGGTTAATCCAGGCGACCACCGCCGCGCGTCTACTCGGAGCGCGCTGCATCCTCGTCGGCATCAATCCAGAAGTCTCGCAGGCGCTCGTTGCCAGCGGCATCGACCTCGGCGACCTGGCGACCCGCGCCACCCTCCGCGAAGGGCTGGAGTATGCCATGCGCATCATGCGCGCGGCGTCAGGCGTGAGGCAAGAGGCGAACGGCATCAGGCACGCGACGGTGCGTGTGAGGCATTAG
- a CDS encoding ABC transporter ATP-binding protein, with translation MMHMLQRVAELPQEQAESRGAVARRLLGYLLPYWKRLLAILALVAIAAASQALGPLLIGVAIDSAIAQRDGGELNRLMLALLVVYVAGMAAGRYQFMLMGEVGQQVLAHLRSEIFAALQRMSLRFFDRRPAGELMSRLVNDTEVITQLMGQGLVQVLGSLFGLIGILVAMVALDWRLALASFIVIPVMIWMTSLFSQMSRRAFRRTREAIGDVSAEIQEEIAGVKVAQAFTRTNLNQQRFAQRNAANRDANVSATAITSAFMPAVDVLSTVAIAIVAGFGGWLVIQEAVTVGVVVAFLTYVQQFFRPVQALSAFYTTAQSALAAGERIFALIDTPPDLVDAPDAQPLGRIEGRVEFDHVWFSYSVRPGEQLRDEERYVLKDICLTAEPGQAIALVGPTGAGKTTLVNLIGRFYDVSAGAVLIDGIDVRKVTRASLRSQMGVVLQDSFLFSGTIADNIRYGRLDATDADVEEAARAANAHEFIMRLPDGYQTQLSERGGNLSQGQRQLIGIARAILADPRILILDEATSSVDTRTEQLIQQALRRLLRGRTSFVIAHRLSTIHDADLVLVLDQGRIVERGTHDELLARGRLYAELHRRQFRDEPVVRRQVSGVRR, from the coding sequence ATGATGCACATGCTGCAACGGGTTGCCGAACTACCACAGGAACAGGCTGAAAGCCGCGGCGCAGTCGCGCGGCGATTGCTCGGTTATCTGCTTCCCTACTGGAAGCGACTGCTGGCGATTCTGGCGCTGGTCGCCATTGCTGCTGCTTCACAGGCGCTTGGTCCCTTGCTGATCGGCGTGGCGATCGATAGCGCGATTGCGCAGCGTGATGGCGGTGAACTGAACCGCCTGATGCTGGCGCTCCTTGTAGTGTATGTCGCCGGCATGGCTGCCGGACGTTATCAGTTTATGCTGATGGGGGAAGTCGGGCAGCAGGTGCTTGCTCATTTGCGCAGTGAGATCTTTGCTGCGCTGCAACGCATGTCGCTCCGTTTCTTTGATCGTCGCCCGGCAGGCGAGTTGATGTCGCGTCTGGTGAATGATACCGAAGTCATCACGCAGTTGATGGGACAGGGGCTGGTGCAGGTGCTCGGCAGCCTGTTCGGGTTGATCGGGATTCTGGTAGCAATGGTGGCGCTCGACTGGCGCCTGGCGCTGGCGAGTTTTATCGTTATTCCGGTAATGATCTGGATGACCAGTCTGTTTTCGCAGATGTCGCGGCGGGCGTTTCGCCGCACCCGCGAAGCGATCGGCGACGTATCGGCGGAAATCCAGGAGGAGATCGCCGGTGTCAAGGTCGCACAGGCGTTTACGCGCACCAATTTGAACCAACAGCGTTTTGCGCAGCGCAACGCTGCCAACCGTGATGCGAACGTCAGTGCTACGGCGATTACATCGGCGTTTATGCCAGCGGTCGATGTGCTTTCGACAGTCGCCATTGCCATCGTCGCTGGGTTCGGCGGATGGCTGGTGATCCAGGAAGCGGTCACGGTTGGCGTGGTGGTCGCATTTCTTACCTATGTGCAGCAGTTCTTCCGCCCGGTGCAGGCGCTGTCGGCATTCTACACCACGGCGCAGTCGGCGCTGGCGGCAGGGGAGCGAATCTTTGCGCTGATCGATACGCCGCCCGACCTGGTGGACGCGCCGGACGCGCAACCGCTGGGACGGATCGAAGGGCGCGTGGAGTTTGATCATGTCTGGTTCAGTTACAGCGTCCGCCCGGGGGAACAACTTCGAGACGAGGAGCGGTATGTCCTGAAGGACATTTGCCTGACGGCGGAACCAGGGCAGGCGATTGCGCTGGTGGGACCGACCGGCGCTGGGAAGACGACGCTCGTTAACCTGATCGGGCGATTCTATGATGTCAGTGCCGGAGCCGTCCTGATCGACGGTATCGATGTGCGGAAGGTCACTCGTGCCAGTCTGCGGTCGCAGATGGGAGTTGTGCTCCAGGACAGTTTTCTCTTTTCGGGAACGATTGCCGATAACATCCGTTATGGACGGCTCGACGCCACGGATGCAGACGTTGAGGAAGCGGCGCGCGCTGCGAATGCCCACGAGTTCATTATGCGCCTGCCGGATGGGTACCAGACGCAGTTGAGCGAGCGCGGCGGCAACCTCAGCCAGGGGCAGCGGCAGTTGATCGGCATTGCGCGCGCGATCCTGGCAGACCCGCGTATCCTGATCCTCGACGAGGCGACCAGTAGCGTCGATACCCGCACCGAGCAGTTGATCCAGCAGGCGCTGCGACGGTTGTTGCGCGGGCGCACCAGTTTTGTGATTGCCCACCGTCTTTCGACCATCCACGACGCCGATCTGGTGCTGGTGCTCGATCAGGGGCGGATCGTCGAGCGTGGAACTCACGACGAATTGCTGGCACGCGGCAGGCTGTACGCCGAATTGCATCGTCGTCAGTTCCGTGATGAGCCGGTGGTCAGGCGTCAGGTGTCAGGCGTCAGGCGTTAG
- a CDS encoding nitroreductase family deazaflavin-dependent oxidoreductase, producing the protein MAQHHPLFVQLVKAATAAHVTLYRLMRGALPHPFLGRHCILLTTTGRRSGKKRVTPLLFVRDGGDYVVVGSWGGSDTPPHWYRNLRADPRVIVEDHGYVTSAVAIEVDDPEEYERLWQRLVAIYPTYESYRRRTTRRLPIVRLSPVGVAPTGKERRI; encoded by the coding sequence ATGGCACAACATCACCCGCTCTTTGTTCAGTTGGTCAAAGCGGCGACGGCGGCGCACGTGACGCTCTACCGGTTGATGCGTGGCGCGCTGCCGCATCCATTTCTGGGACGGCACTGTATTCTGCTGACGACGACCGGGCGGCGCAGCGGGAAGAAGCGTGTTACGCCGCTGTTGTTCGTGCGCGACGGCGGCGACTATGTCGTGGTGGGGTCCTGGGGTGGCAGCGATACGCCGCCGCACTGGTACCGCAATCTGCGTGCCGATCCGCGCGTGATTGTCGAAGATCACGGGTATGTCACCTCAGCAGTGGCGATTGAGGTAGACGATCCCGAAGAGTATGAACGTCTATGGCAACGACTGGTCGCCATCTATCCGACCTACGAGTCATACCGACGACGCACAACCCGGCGCCTGCCGATTGTGCGGTTGAGTCCGGTGGGTGTGGCGCCAACCGGCAAGGAGCGACGCATATGA